A region from the Vicia villosa cultivar HV-30 ecotype Madison, WI linkage group LG3, Vvil1.0, whole genome shotgun sequence genome encodes:
- the LOC131655140 gene encoding pEARLI1-like lipid transfer protein 3: MTFNGFSSIILVLSLLSYSTFMDAQASPPSPTSTPIASSPPQQGQCPIDSLKLRDCVGLLGLINYGNPPFGGKCCALIDGLVDLEAATCLCIALKANVLGINLNIPISLSIILSACQKNVPPEYKCA, from the coding sequence ATGACTTTTAACGGATTCTCTTCTATAATTTTAgtgctttctcttctttcttactCAACATTCATGGATGCCCAAGCTTCTCCACCATCACCAACCTCAACTCCTATTGCTTCCTCACCTCCACAACAAGGTCAATGCCCCATAGATAGCTTAAAGTTAAGGGACTGTGTTGGTCTTTTAGGGTTGATTAATTATGGAAATCCACCTTTTGGTGGTAAATGTTGTGCTTTAATAGATGGTTTGGTTGATTTGGAAGCAGCAACTTGTCTTTGTATCGCACTTAAGGCGAATGTGCTTGGAATCAACTTGAATATACCTATCAGCCTCAGCATAATTCTTAGTGCTTGTCAAAAAAATGTTCCTCCTGAATATAAATGTGCCTAA